The following nucleotide sequence is from Zea mays cultivar B73 chromosome 1, Zm-B73-REFERENCE-NAM-5.0, whole genome shotgun sequence.
TGTGAAACACCTGAAAGATGCGAGGAGACTACTCGTCTGCTGACATATATTCTCCGAACGCACGCACAGCCTTTTTGCTTTTCAGAAAGGAATCTTGGTCGCAGTCATCCATTCTCTCTCTCTTATTGAATATTCCCTCTTTCTCCCTCTCTTACTCACTCTCCTTGAAAATATTCCCTCCTCCTTTCCATTCCTGGAAAGATATCCTACCATAATGGTTTATCAGAATGTAACTTTTCACTTTTGCGGTTTCGCCTAGATTGTTGTAGAGCCATAGAGGGCTATTTCTCCTTCAAGAAGGATGGTTTGCTTGTTTCCCAATTCCATTTTTTATTTGCGCGGGTCAAATATTTTCAAACGAGGAATGGATGCGGCGGCAGCTTTAGGCTCTCTGTTTGTGTTTGTTTATCTCTAGATTCTATAATACAATCTAGATACCTAGATTATAATAACCTATAAGCATATCATTACATGCTTAATTTAGATTATTGTTTGGTTTTTTACCCACTAATAATTTACGTAAACAAAAATATCTCTTACCAGATTATATaaactagattatataatccggaTTATATAATTTATATAAAATAAGCTGCATTGTATAATGAACCAAACACGTGCCCTTAGTTTTCTTAGTCTTTAAAGAAACAGATAAGGAAATTCCTACAAAACTGTCTCTTTTAGGGCTCTTTTGGAATGCAGGAATTTTAGATGAACCATACAAAAATTTATAGAAGTCAGTTCATTTTCAAAAAAAACGTAGTAAATAGAAGAAAAAAATCCACTGTTTCAAAGGAGCCCTAATACTCTGGAGAATATACGACGTACTCTACCTGAAAAGAGCGAAAGAGAACGGAAAACGACTGTTTACAAGGATTAGAAAAAAAAATACAAGGGAAAACATATTTGTCGGCTATTGTTTTTACTGCGGCGCCAACCAAGACATGTGAGGCGGCGCTCCATGCACGCTATTTATTGTTTCCGCATTCGATCGGATAGAATAGAATGGTGAACTGTGATCCGACTCTGACACATCCTGTGAGGACCACGGCGGCGTGCAAATTAACTTGACCGGACGGATTCTTTGTGCGGCGCTTCTGTTGCGGCACGTACAGTGGACGACGCGCTTTGAAACTACGAGTGGAGTGAACGCGTACGCCCAGGCCCAGCCCGCTCACGCGTGTGGTTCCGGCGGCCGGACGGGGATGGgccggctgctgctgccgccgcacaAGTGGAACTTGTCAAACGTGCAGGCAAGGCACGCAGCAGCTGGCTGActggttttcttcttcttcttccttcggtCGAGTGTGTGTGAGTTGGAGTGAGATGGACGTGACACTGATCGCCTCTCTTCTTGGCGTGCCACACAGTGGGACTGACAGGGGCTCGATGAGGCTGAGAGCTTGGATAGGAGAACGTGTTCGTGCAGGACCGCAGCCGGTGCAGCTGCCTGTAGATACCCTATAGGTACAGCCGTACAGCCACTCAGATCGGCAGTGTGTGTCACACACGGAAAACATGTGCGGCGGCGTCGGAGAGAGTAGTGCGGACATGCATGCGGTACAGTACTGCAGTGCCATGCCGTCACAGGGTCAGGGTATACACACGGTCTATCATTCGTATCAAACATGTCCTATTTGTATTTGTACTTGACAATTTGTAGTGATGGATCGAACAGTCTATCATTCGTATCAAATAGTGGAGTTGAAAACAACGAGACATCAAAACGACACagtccccccccccccgcggtcCGCACCATTTAACAGGACCCGTCTAAGGGCTAAGAAAATTAAAATCTCTTAAAAAATAATGTTCCCAAACTAGGTCTTAGGAGACTCTATTCCGATTTCAGCTTTTTTAGCCCGTTTAAGACAACGCGCTCTAGTTTTGGTAATTTTAACAACTCTAGAACATTTCACTATGATTTCGGTCATTTCATCTAGTTCAAGACATTCAGCTCTGATATGAGTCCTTTTAACATGTCTTCAGATGTCACGGTCTAATTTCAGTCATTTTAATTAGCTTAAGACATCCcactattattatttattttaaaTGGCTTAAGACATTGAACCCTGGGGTTTCAGTCCTTTTATTTGGTTTAGGACAACTCACCCTGATTTCAGTCATTTTAATCACTTTCAGATATCCAATGGTGATTTCGGTCCTTTTATCTAGTTTAAGACATTTCATTTGATTTTTTAGCCATTTTATCTTATTCAATACTTTTAATTACTTTTCTAACTGATTTAAAGTCATTTAATGTATTTTCAGACATTTCATCTTACTCAGTGCTCATTCATTTTTCTTTAATTTTCCAACTATTTGTAAGTTATTTCATGTGTTTTTAGACATTACATCTTACAATGTACTTTGCTAATTGATTGATGTTTAAACTAAAGCACTTTTAAGTAATTTCATTTGATATTTATCCATTTTAAACTATTACATATCATTTAAGTCATTCCATGTCATTTTAAGTTATTTCATATTATTTAAGTTATTTCATCCGATTGTCCTTCATTTTATCTTATTCATTCCTTTTATTAGTTTTCAACTAATTTTAATCCACTTTCATATTATTTAAGTCATTCCTTgtacttttatttattttatcttATTTAGTCCTTTTCCTTAGTCAATCCTGCCAACTTAGAGTTGCATTTAAGTCATTTCTTCAACTCACGATGCTTAAGATATTTTATTTGCATCTAAGTTATTCCTCCTATTGCACGGTTGAATCTAATTCATTATTTCCAACTCATAGTTTATAAAGATATTTTTATATTATATCTAACTCATTCATGCATTGCAAAATTGAACCTAAGCCATTTCCTTCTAACTAACTATATTCAAGGCATTACATATTCTACCTAAGTCATTCTTGTCGTTGTAAGCTAAAGTTGAATCTAATTCACTTCTttcaattcatagtatttgagacaaCATAGTGTTTAACGGGTCAAGTATCACAAGATAGATCAGACCTATTTTTGGCAGGTCTGATGCATGCTCGGTCCTCGCTAGGCATGCTTGAGTGACTCGGTCAGATACATTTGGTCGAATCTGGGTGATGGACTCAAGGACGGATTTAGGGGATTTCATCGGGGTCAGCCGACCTCATAAAATTTATAAACCTTTAGCAAAACACTATAAAAGATTAAAAAAATTATATTATATAGCAAAGCTGATGTTGCTGACCCCAACAATATTCTGGGCTAGATTCGCCACTGAATGGACTATTGAATTATCACCGTATATGACAAAAAGGTTGAtatgtgtgtgtattatgtttagtAGAGTTTTTAATTGCTCTAGTTTATTTAATATACTCCCTCTCTTCCATTGATTAGGGCATATATTTTTTGGCGTGGTCTTTAAATCAAAACTTGACTATTTATTTCTTTCAAGATATATCATCAATCAGTACAAAAATATCATTATCTTAAAGTACTTTTATATATGAATCCAAATATATATCATACATACACTAAAAATCTATTTTAGCTAAATTATTAGTAAAAAATTTATTAAGTTGTATTTTTCAAATACATGCACGTGTCTCAGTCAATGGGATGGAGAGAACAGTGACTATTGATATGTTATTTAGTTTTACTATAGGTTTTTTGGGTTTCTTTCGTCTTTTTTAAATCGATGGAACTAGTGCTACAGTGCAAGATCCCGAAGGGGATAGCCAGACCGCGGCGAACCGCACTGCCAGTGCCAGACCGGGTAACCGACCGGATGATATCCCTATCCTACCTAAGATTTACCGATACTTGCTggataaggacttgttcgttttcGTCGGATTACATCcgaaatcgttccagctaatcaaagtttatataaattagaaaaACAATTCGGTTagaaatcgttccgacccaccaatcaaaCACAAACGAACAAGATCTAATAATAATTATGTATGTTACTCGTATCCAAGATTTTAATATTCGAATAGTATTCGTATATGTCTAAAAAACTCATATACGTATCTAAAAATTCAGATAATTTTAGTACCCATATCCGTTATCCGGTACCGCCTAGTTTTCATTCCTAGCTAGAGATGACAATGAGTAAATACCCACCAGATATTACTATCCCACTCATACCCACGAAAAAAAAATCCCGTGGTGTCACCCATATCCACTGGTAGGTATGGATTTACCCCATACACATAACACATGTGGGTATGTGTCACCCATACCCACAAAAATTAAGCACTATCAAAATAATATATTGTACGAATatcaagtatatccatctaaatattattacaaaaattctAGCATCATTCAATCATCCATTCAACATCACCACATATAATTGGATAAAGTGGCAACAATTGGATAGTACCACAATTACATGGTCGTCGAATAGTTgttaagccttctatgacattattgctcaaaaggttgttaaatagtcAAAAGAAGATGGATGATTGTAGCCTAGGTTTATGTTTTTAGGTCAAGTTTATACTGGTTATTTTATATCCACGAGCTAACGGGTATGGATGACGACAAAACGTTCTCATACCCGTTTAACCATTGGCAGAAGATTTTGCCCAATAAAAAccacataagtagaatatttagcatatacatatatatatatagtttaggtATTAGGAGCCCTGAGCTCTCTCTAACTAGAGAAAGCCCTGACCACCACACGCCCATTTGGGCTGACCTGACCCACATCCGCCCCCGTTCTCAGCTAACGGACCTGGTCAACCCGACCCCCACCGAACGCCTCCAAACCCTCACATGCACATCGGCACCCAAAAACCTAACCTCTCATTGCCACTGACCCCGCTAGCCGCCTCATCCTCCCATCACCAGCCCGCTGCCTCTCCCACGGATCTGGGCTCCCAGAACCTGCATCCCGCATCGTCCTCGCGTGCTGGCCCTCTGATCTGTGCGCCTGCATGCGGTCTGATCCCCATGGCAGGGCCCCGACCACAAGGATCCCGATGGTGGACAACCGCTGTTGCACTTTCCTGGAGATCCTGATGACGATGGTCGCTGCTGCACCTTCCTGGAGATCCTCCTTTCCATCATCCTCCCGCCGCTCGTCATCTTCGTTTGATTCGGCTGCTGTAGTGTAAGCCCTCTTCCCGACTTCCCCTCACATCGGGCCCCCCCATGATTCGTTCCTATGTGCACACGCCTCTTGGCCTAGAAGCGCTCGTCGATTTCTAGCTAGTTGTTTCCATAACTCATTTGCCACATTGTCCCGCGTGTCTGTCTGCTTAGCTTCGGTCTCGGTTTTAGTAGGCGAATCGTTCGATCTCAAGCTATTGTGAAGGTGTTGGATCTGAATTCTCAAGTATAAGAGCGTCAAACAATTAACTGCCACCAAATCTTGTGCCAGCTAGCAGGACAGCGGTGGATTATTTCCATGGCATCTTCTCTATGCTAGACGCAAGTCCTGGTGCTTCTAGTTGTTTTTGTCTTAAATAAAGATGCTAATATGCATGTGGCTATGTGAGGTCTATTGCATCCGATTTAGTGCTGCACATTTAAGTAATGTTGATGATTGATTCAAGCAATTTTTTACTTGGCCTTTATATTCTAGATTATGTAACCGGTTGAAACTAAGAGATACATGATGATTCGCTAAATCATAAATATATTTATATTGCATAATATGCTACCTAAGGCCTTAGTGCCTATCCTTAACAAATATTTTTTATACTTGATTCTATTGTGTAGGTATTTATGGCTGTAAGACAGGCCGTTCAACGAGCACCTCATTATCTAGAGTCTCAATTTAAATGGCTTGATTTCTAAAGTCCAATTAGATTTCCAGTCAGCAATCACATATTAACTACACAAGCAAAGTGCAAAGATATATTATGTTCTTTTTTTGAAACAAGTTATTTCTTACAATACCCTTTTCATTGTGTTCTTTTCATTGTATTTTGGCTTCATCTGTCATGTCATGTTGTGGGTCTGGCTAGCTTCAATCCTGCTTTTCCTTTTTCAGTTTTGCCTTTTCCAGTGGTAATACTTGGCAGAGAAATCATGAGCCAAGCGCAAACCTTCTGCAAGACCTGGTAACGTATTTTAGGGTCTAGAAACAGGCGACGATAGTTTACGCCTTGTTTTTTTAAACCAATCTAGCCCTGGATTAGCAATGATTTTTTATGCAGCTCTTGTTTGTTACGACTACTCATGGCACCATTTATGCATACATCTGAACTATTTATGTTGTTGATATGTTTCTAGTGTGGCAATGATTTTTTACATATAGATGCTTACCAAAAGTTCAAAATCTCTCCGGTCAGTAGCAGTAGAAGCAACACACCCAATTTGTCATGAGTTGCGTCAGAAGGGTTTGGTGAGGTGTCACTTTTGGTGTACCTCACCGAGCAAAAATTAGGGGAATGTTAATATAGCTGATCTATTTATGCGAACCAAGACAAGAATCACAAAATTTACACTTAATTTGTGAACATCATTAGTAGTTTTGTAGACATTAAACCTGTGAAATATAAAATACCTTCAATGTTTTGTAGACATTGTTGTCCTTATTTGAAAACTTGCTCATTCTACTTCGTTAGCTTTTCGATTATTGCATTCATGTCAAATGTCACTCAAAATATTGCTGCTATTTTTGGAATGAAGCCTTTTGCCCAATTATGGCTTGCCCATGAGCATTTGTACAAGATTATGTATCTTACCTTTCCATCTAATTTAATACAATATGAGTGAGGCATGTCTGGGTAGGTGGGATTTGGATCCATATTTGTCAACTACACTACCTGTGATCAACATTACTCACCGTCATATACGACAGTACAAATGAACTAGCTTGAGATCATTCATATTTCCCTAATTCCAAATAATGTTGACTGGAGAGATTTTTTCTTTTGGTAATCTAATCTTCTAACTCAAGTTTGCATTCAGTTTAGACTATAGGTTATGTTAGTCATAACAAGATGGAAAAGATAATCATATTAATAAGGAAAGATCATATTAACAGTTCATATTACGTTTGCAGATATGGACCTCGGTGGTTTTCTCCATATTAGGGAAGCTGTTAGAGTCCTTTCTACTCATTTTTATGCTAACAGTGGTGTTATTGTGAAAAAGAGTCTTGCGTGTATGTACCATATGGTTAGTAACACATCAATTTATTTGGTCCCGTTTGTTTACAATCTCGCATAATTCAACATCCTTTTGTTTAAATCAATATCCACATACTATACTAGTTCCTGGGTACCGCCTCATCGGCAATAAGAAGCATCGATTTATCAATTGTACTTATTCATATTCTGAAAATAGAGGTCATTTGTACCTTTTTGTCATTTGTTCTGTagatggttagggtttagggtgtaGGGTTGCCTTTTTCACCAATTTATGACATCCATTGATATGTTTTACGCCAGTTTACGACATTTATTGATGTGTTTTGCGACAACCTCATGCATGGCATTTGCCATTATGAAATAGATCGACGATTTGCGCTAAATTCATACCCATTTACGTTGTGCcgttttggttcatgttttacatTAAAATCCGCCTGAGCCAGAACTTGCGCATGATCGTACGCGTGCGATTTTCACGCAGTAATTTAGGCCTCATTCATCGTTACGAAATAGATCAATGATTTATGctattttggttcacgttttatgcTGAAATCTACTCGAGTCAGAACCCGTGTACGAGCGGACGCgcgagatttttacgccgtaatttctgGGTCCCATTCGCcgttacgaaatatatatacaatttacgctaaaattcgtaatcatttacgctgttttggttcctGTTTTACACTAAAATCTGTCCGAGTCAGAACTCGATCATGATGGGACGCGTGAGATTTTTACACCATAATTTTCGGGCCGTATTCGCCGTTTCGAAACAGATCTGCGATTTACGCCAAAATTCGtaatcatttacgttgttttggttcatgttttacgctaaaatctgtccgACTCAGAACCCGTGCACGATGGGACGCGCGAGattttttacgccgtaatttttggACCACATTCACCGTTTCAaaacagatctacgatttacgctaaaattcataatcatttacgctgttttggttcatgttttacgctaaaatctgtccgAGTAAGAACTCGTGCCCGATAGGATGCATGCTGGTACGGGACGTGGCTATAACTGGTTGGGGCTTTCTGGTACTAATGGAAGCCATGGGCTTCCATTACCACCTATATCCCTGGACTATCGGGTACTCATTACCATCTACTAGAATACGGAGCGCCCTTACGGGCGCCTTATCCAAATAACTGGGTGTTCTAGAAGAATTTAATTAACTATTTTTCATAATAGACTTGAGCAGGAATAAACAATAGGCATAAATCCAAAGCTAATAAATGCACCTTTAAGTGATGAAGAATGCATGAGAGACAACTTTGAATAAGTATTTTGGGATCTAAAAACATAAAGATATATAGTTTTTTCTAAAAAATCAGTAATCAAAGATATAAATATTTGCATGAAATTAACATGCCCGCTAAACACCTCTTCCCTTATAGTAACATCCATCTCCCTCCACCACACACCTGGAGACCGACATTGCTGCAACCCTCCGAGGATGAGTGCAGGCAACCATGAATGAAAAGGCCACCGCCAACTCCAGATAACCAGAGATGTTCCTGACAAGAAAAAAACAATCATTAATAAGAAAAGAAGCAATTATCAAGAATAAGTTCAACAGATTGGTACCTATGCCACTATTCCTCTTCGTCCTCCATCGGTGTCTCGTTGCTACCTTCCACAACATCCTCCTCCATGGCATTGCCATTATCGTGCTCATCAGCTGGAAGGTCGGAGTCGATCTCCGTCTGCTCCTCATCTTCCTCATCCACGTTCCCATACGCCTGAGAGCTCACCACATGGCCTTGCAAGTACTTGTGCTTCAAATTGCCTGTCACAGTTCAGAATCCACAAAGCGGACGGAGGGGCATTAGAGCAGGAAGTAGGCACAACTCCGTGTGCTGGTATGGTAGCTTACGTAACCACTCAGGTCTAGGTTGACATGCCAACTTGCAGTTTGTGCATGACTACTACGCACGGTGCTGAAGAAACCGTGGATGAGATTGCATAATAATTTACCCATCTGGAATTCCTTCTCGGCGGAGCAGCTGTGTAGCAGCGCCTTGACCTGAAACAAGAATCGCTCCATGGATCTCTTCGCGGGGGTACTTTGCTTGTGATCATTGTCCGCTTGTTACCCTGCACAATATCGCAGGCACACTGCCGTAAGCACGGAGCACAATGCTCATGGTATCGACGTTGTACACAGAATCATCCGATGTACCTTAGCATCTGAACATATGGATTGGATTATTCTTGTTCCTTTCTGGAGTTGTTTTAGCTGTATTAGCATAATTTCATCAGCGACACTGACCAGCCATTGTAATTCAACGGTGATACCAAAAGGAACATGACTAACCCTTACCATTTTAACTATGGTGTCATTATGTTGCTTGAAATGTCTCTCTAGAAAGTTGAAGGCTGCAAAAGGCAAATAGTAAATTGAACATTTTATTTTGTCAAAGGTCAAGACCCTAAATACACCAAAATTGGTGTTACCAACTGAatgtttttttctcgaacacgcaaagaaaaaggatggtatttacaaTGACCTAACACACCACACACACACAGAATGTTGAAAGGTTAAAGGCTTGTATACATGATGAACTTATAGAACCTCAATTCTTCACCTTTCAGAAATGTGTCAATAAATTTCCCCCCATGTTTAACTgccattgcatgcatagaaacctaTAATTTAAGAGTAGTGTAAGTAGTGTCTCCTTCATCCAGAAGCCCAGCACTTAAACAACCGCACAAGGTACTGTTTGCGGGATTTGAGTTTGAGACACTATGGTGCAACTAACCTTTTCGTGGGACTTGCACATTCCTATTAGAGAGACAAATGCATCCACTGATTTCTGAATCTCTTGAAGAATAGTATCAACTGATCCTCTAGCCTTCAGTGCTTGTTTGATCTAGATTAGGATGGAAATTACTCAAACATCAGGCAGTGCTACAGTTTAGATTAGAGGACACAACGATAGGGGAAAAAGGAGCAATTCTAGCGCATATATGCCGATTTAAATTGCTCACCGTCTTGTTTAAACTCCCTGTGTTCTCCTCGTGCTGTATTAGTGACCAAAATGTTAGACGACAAGACAAGCATGGCATATTTCATAAATGCATCAAACACCATACTTACAAGCACACGGTACCAAGAGGTAATAGTGGAGGAACACAATGTTGGAAAACCATACGATACATCTTGGTTATCTTTTGTTTTGAGCAAAGGTTCCTTAAAACATGGAATAAGAACCTATAAGGAGTATTCTAAGGCAAAAAAAGGATCATGTAGTTCATATCTACAACTATATGCTAAATGAGATGTCTCTTAGAGCATCACTCGAGAAGAAGAGATGGCCCACCTTAGGCAATTCACGACCTATCTCAGCAAGTAGATCTGAAGTAGAGTCACTATTCCAGAGGTATATTTGCAATATCTTCTGTATAAGATCACCCTGAGAGACAACAAAATAGGGAACATATTAGTAGCTACAAGCTTATCACCTATCAGCTAGCACATTAAAAAGGTAGTTGGAAGGAACTTAAGCTTACTTTACTCTGCCATCCTTTTCCAGCATCTTCGCTAGGGAAATCGGCACTGAGCAGCTTATGAGCTGAGTATCCAAGACGCTTTCGTAGAAAGGGAATGATTGCTTTGGAGCATCCCATGTGTATATTTTTCCCATTTGGTTCCCCAGATTTGTCTAACAACACAACAACAGAATTTACAATTGATTGTATAGTAATTAACACATCAGAAGACAGAAGGTATGAAAATGAGGACACTGCAAAAAaaatagtgcactaaaattaggtAAAAAAAGGTTGCATAATGTCCAAGCACTGTGTGCACAAATAGCTAGTTACCTAGATCCATAATATCCTCCAATATTTTACATGCTCCACAATACAGGTAATCAACATTGCAAGGAGCAAGAGATGGTTGGAACTCGGAAAGAACATCATCAAAATTTTCAGTTGGCTGTAAAGTCTGCAAAAGTTGCTTCAGAATTGACATGTTTGGTTGATTCAACAGATCAGGAATGCCAAGTAACTGCAAAAGGCACCAGACTTGTTAGCATTAGCAGCTTCAGTTTCTAGATCTCGTCTATTTTCAGATAAAAGAAAATACATCAATAGAACAACCTTCCTGTAGCAGCCAAGAATctccttgcatacaacagtcatAATTGATGACTTGGAGACAACCACATATGGTATGTCTGGGTTGCCAGCAGAAGATGAATGTGAACTCCAGTCATCTGAACAACTCTCTAATTCTGAAGAGTAGTAAGCTTATCATGTTACCAATCGAAAGCAAAGACACTCAATGAAGGATTATATGAAATGTGGATATTGTTTTTCTCAAGCAACGCAGGAAAGTTGTGTGTCATTTCACTAAGAAGAAAAGATCCATAAAGGAGGGGGGGGGTAATCCCTCCCAGCACATACAACCCCTACCATTAAGAAACCGACTCAGCCCACTAATTATTAATTCAAACACTGTAAAAGTAACAGGAAGCAGAAATTATGGAATAGACGGTTACCATCTTTGATCATTGAAACTGCTCCATCCAGATGCTTCCTTAAAACTAAGAATAGTGGCTGGATTTTGTCAAGAAAATCTTGTGTACTTTTATGGCAATGAGTAGGAGTATATTTTGCTTTATAAGTACTAAGAAAAGGCTTGATTGAAGGATTCAGATTATCTAATTTGTTATGCAGATCACGGAGAAGATATAGATATGTTGGTAGCTGCGTGACGAAACAGCCAGACGTTAATAATGTAACCATATTTTAGCAGCAATTATATAATAGGAATGAAGTACCTCAGTTTGAAGGTAAGAAGATGAACCTTGacacttgaaagggaattaggcttacacctatttcctaattgattttggtggttgaattgcccaacacaaataattggactaactagtttgctctagtctataagttctacaggtgccaaaggttcacaataagccaataaaaagaccaagaaaagggttcaaacaaagagagcaagggacaaccgaagtgtaccctggtctggcacaccggactatgtccggtgcaccaggggactccaagctaaacttcgcaccttcgggaattctcagaggcgcttcgctataattcaccggactgtccggtgtaccaccggacaatgttcggtgcctcaagggagagcaactctgaacccgccagcttcggatttccgctccgctaaaattcaccggacatgtccggtgcacaccggactgtctggtgagccagcggagcaatggctacttcgcgcgcaacggtcgactgcaacacattaaatgtgcgcctgcacgcgcagaggtcagagcacgcgcgggtggcacaccggacagtctacaggacttgtccggtgcgccaccggacagccaggtgggcccacaagacagagctccaatggtcgaaccctaacggtcgggtgacgtggctcgcacaccagacactgtccggtggcgcaccggactgtccggtgcgcccgtcgacagcagccttcaccaaacggctagtttggtggttggggttataaatacccccaaccaccccacattcaagtcatccaagtttccacccttcaactacttacaagagctctaacattcaatacaagacacaccaaagagatcaaatcctctcccaactccacacaaagcgtcagtgattagagagagtgatttgtcgtgttcatttgagctcttgcgcttggatcgcttcttttctttctcattctttcttgagatcaaactcacttgtaattgaggcaagagacaccaatcgtgtggtggtccttgcgggaacttcgtgttccatttgtttgagaagaagaagctcactcggtccgagggaccgtttgagagagggaaagggttgaaagagaccctgtctttgtgaccacctcaacggggagtaggttcgcaagaaccgaacctcggtaaaacaaatccgtgtgtcacactctttattcgcttgcgatttgttttgcgccatctctctcggactcattattatttctaacgctaactcggcttgtagttgtgattaactttgtaaatttcagtttcgccctattcacccccctctaggcgactttcaattggtatcggagcccggtgcttcattagagcttaaccgctcga
It contains:
- the LOC109943703 gene encoding uncharacterized protein; the protein is MRSDPHGRAPTTRIPMVDNRCCTFLEILMTMVAAAPSWRSSFPSSSRRSSSSFDSAAVVFAFSSGNTWQRNHEPSANLLQDLIWTSVVFSILGKLLESFLLIFMLTVVLL
- the LOC111589926 gene encoding uncharacterized protein; amino-acid sequence: MCKSHEKVSMHAMAVKHGGKFIDTFLKAFNFLERHFKQHNDTIVKMLKQLQKGTRIIQSICSDAKGNKRTMITSKVPPRRDPWSDSCFRSRRCYTAAPPRRNSRWHKYLQGHVVSSQAYGNVDEEDEEQTEIDSDLPADEHDNGNAMEEDVVEGSNETPMEDEEE
- the LOC118473093 gene encoding uncharacterized protein, which translates into the protein MVGVVSYYSSELESCSDDWSSHSSSAGNPDIPYVVVSKSSIMTVVCKEILGCYRKLLGIPDLLNQPNMSILKQLLQTLQPTENFDDVLSEFQPSLAPCNVDYLYCGACKILEDIMDLVSSFSYLLSSDVLITIQSIVNSVVVLLDKSGEPNGKNIHMGCSKAIIPFLRKRLGYSAHKLLSADFPSEDAGKGWQSKGDLIQKILQIYLWNSDSTSDLLAEIGRELPKVGHLFFSSDALRDISFSI